One genomic segment of Methanococcus voltae PS includes these proteins:
- a CDS encoding DNA cytosine methyltransferase translates to MISKSGLEDTSKSSGKVEPIKDNGNNNKNIEKNHFKFVDLFCGCGGFSRGFVEEGFKPLVAVEIEENPVSSYALNFNGKIYERICKNGKYEYILKENYFQLENFMSREEIELFKKINNYNNLNPVIINEDIREIHAIDILNFIDNKTIDDSNNTLKNNEIKIDLLIGGPPCEGYTGANPKRFKNPYDRLYSDELGRLVLEYIRLVGDLKPKVFVMENVPGMLNWQLWECIEQEFAKVGYEEIYFHVFNAENFGNPSARKRIIVSNIHLNPEWSENKVIVRDILEDEYLFTPNKNINTNTGININNFDENHDSKINEKTSLNLNKEQSPLPERISKKLKDTKVGSGAVKFRASKGSLENYILIDENDISDTVMGQRRFIHPNKQRLLTVREQARLMGYPDYHILAGGLTSTYNQVGESVPPTLSKAIAKEVYIYLKSLED, encoded by the coding sequence ATGATTTCAAAAAGTGGTTTGGAAGATACATCCAAGAGTAGTGGTAAAGTCGAACCTATTAAAGATAACGGCAATAATAATAAAAATATTGAAAAAAATCATTTTAAATTTGTTGATTTATTTTGTGGTTGCGGAGGATTCTCCAGAGGTTTTGTAGAAGAAGGATTTAAACCATTGGTGGCAGTTGAAATTGAGGAAAATCCCGTTAGTTCATATGCCCTGAATTTTAATGGAAAAATATACGAAAGAATTTGTAAAAATGGAAAATACGAATATATATTAAAAGAAAACTATTTTCAACTTGAAAATTTTATGTCAAGGGAAGAAATAGAGTTATTTAAAAAAATAAATAATTATAATAACTTAAATCCTGTCATAATAAATGAAGATATTAGAGAAATTCATGCAATAGATATTTTAAATTTTATAGATAACAAAACCATAGATGATAGTAACAATACACTTAAAAACAATGAAATAAAGATTGATTTATTAATTGGTGGCCCCCCTTGTGAAGGATACACTGGTGCAAATCCAAAAAGATTTAAAAATCCATATGATAGATTATATAGTGACGAATTAGGAAGATTAGTTTTAGAATACATTAGATTAGTGGGAGACTTAAAACCTAAAGTTTTTGTGATGGAAAACGTACCTGGAATGCTTAATTGGCAATTATGGGAATGTATAGAACAGGAATTTGCGAAAGTAGGCTATGAAGAAATATATTTCCATGTTTTCAATGCTGAAAACTTTGGAAATCCCTCAGCTAGAAAAAGGATAATCGTTTCAAATATACATTTAAATCCAGAATGGTCTGAAAATAAGGTTATTGTGAGAGATATATTAGAAGATGAGTATCTTTTTACACCAAATAAAAATATTAATACTAATACTGGTATCAATATCAACAATTTCGATGAAAATCATGATTCAAAAATTAATGAAAAAACCTCTTTAAATTTAAATAAAGAACAATCTCCATTACCCGAAAGAATTTCAAAAAAATTAAAAGACACAAAAGTAGGGTCTGGAGCAGTTAAATTTAGGGCTTCGAAAGGTAGTTTAGAGAATTACATATTAATCGATGAAAACGACATATCCGATACCGTTATGGGTCAACGTAGGTTTATTCATCCAAATAAACAGCGTCTATTGACGGTTCGTGAACAAGCCCGTCTAATGGGATATCCCGATTATCATATATTAGCAGGAGGTTTAACATCTACTTACAACCAAGTTGGTGAAAGTGTACCCCCTACGTTATCAAAAGCCATTGCAAAAGAAGTATATATATACTTAAAAAGCTTAGAAGATTAA
- a CDS encoding RecB-family nuclease — MYVALHNSFSSKQVEEFAKVVFGMGLNTIIFTKASSSAAQNGVPIVQKMAIKNNKNLMYLEGLEDAIELLNPEKVIMITNSGVSKEKLNFEEIGEKDLIVFCGSNSGFSLKEIEATKGSPKHILDVNIGPIGEASILLYNTLK; from the coding sequence ATGTACGTTGCATTACATAACTCATTTAGCTCAAAACAAGTTGAAGAATTTGCGAAAGTCGTTTTTGGTATGGGATTAAACACCATAATATTTACAAAAGCTTCAAGTTCCGCTGCTCAGAATGGAGTACCAATAGTTCAAAAAATGGCAATCAAGAACAATAAAAATTTAATGTATTTAGAAGGTTTAGAAGATGCAATTGAGTTATTAAACCCTGAAAAAGTTATAATGATAACCAATAGTGGTGTAAGTAAAGAAAAGCTTAATTTTGAAGAAATAGGGGAAAAAGATTTAATTGTATTTTGTGGAAGTAATTCAGGATTCAGCCTAAAGGAAATAGAAGCTACTAAAGGTAGTCCTAAACATATCTTGGACGTGAATATTGGTCCTATTGGGGAAGCCTCAATATTATTGTATAATACATTAAAATAA
- a CDS encoding geranylgeranylglyceryl/heptaprenylglyceryl phosphate synthase produces MKIGNVESYLNDVIKKEGAAYAVLIDPDEKNYAEIAEKVKDYADVIIIGGSIGICNLDDITKDIKEITNLPTILFPGNVDGITKEADALFYMTLMNSKNTYWAITAPTLGCIKIKKEGIEPIPMAYIGVEPIQNTAVGYVGEVNVIPSAKPEIAAMYCLSASYFGMRWAYLEAGSGAKFPIDNKAIATAKHLADINIIVGGGIRNPETAFEKVIYGADVIVTGTLTEENPEAVKEMRNAIKKAGLKKLEKLNKL; encoded by the coding sequence ATGAAAATTGGAAATGTAGAATCGTATTTAAATGATGTAATTAAAAAAGAAGGAGCTGCATATGCGGTTTTAATCGACCCTGACGAGAAGAACTACGCTGAAATAGCTGAAAAGGTTAAAGATTATGCAGATGTTATAATAATCGGAGGTAGTATTGGAATATGTAATTTAGATGATATTACTAAAGATATAAAAGAAATAACGAATCTTCCAACGATATTATTCCCTGGAAATGTAGATGGAATCACGAAAGAAGCTGATGCACTCTTCTATATGACACTTATGAACTCTAAAAATACCTACTGGGCAATAACTGCGCCTACTTTAGGCTGTATTAAAATTAAAAAAGAAGGTATCGAGCCAATACCTATGGCATACATAGGAGTAGAGCCGATTCAGAATACTGCAGTAGGTTACGTAGGTGAAGTAAATGTGATACCTAGTGCAAAACCAGAAATAGCTGCAATGTATTGTTTATCTGCGTCATACTTTGGTATGAGGTGGGCTTACCTAGAGGCAGGAAGTGGTGCAAAATTCCCAATCGATAACAAAGCAATTGCTACTGCAAAGCATTTAGCAGATATAAACATAATTGTAGGCGGGGGAATCAGAAACCCTGAAACAGCTTTCGAAAAGGTAATTTATGGTGCGGATGTAATTGTTACAGGAACTTTAACTGAAGAAAATCCCGAAGCGGTAAAAGAAATGAGAAACGCTATTAAAAAAGCAGGTTTAAAAAAATTAGAAAAATTAAATAAACTCTAA
- a CDS encoding DNA-directed DNA polymerase II small subunit, whose translation MDIIKLLLDLEILVSPSCYNRLKSFKEVDLENLISKISKFKNSKKDFILLDNHFMDLFLKNDVNDIISEYSNFDFLKYYMGSKTNIEFKSSKTNLDEKLSKEYNIIDLEIKNEKIQDKSTKKIEETKKQIIVEEEKSEAEIQRDLKLANRLERFEKIKSIRKSVNSSFKFDSKDIETQVKVYKDTDVTGNSTCEGTLDDFITYFRDRYETLKTIIERKYQKKAYPLTKAYTKKNEKIFLVGIISDVNVTKNGHKMVEIEDQKGDFKVLIMKNKIDNKEIYGDILLDEIMGFEGTVSNDGRLMFVDKTYRPDVDVKPTKKIDEEIYTAFLSDVHVGSHEFMAKTFEKFVRFLNGDVGNSKEQNIASKLKYVSIAGDLVDGVGIYPGQEEDLYEVDIISQYEEVANYLAQVPEHIHFVICPGNHDALRPAEPQPTFSKEVRELFPKENVTFVSNPCSVNVHGLDFLLYHGRSFDDVIGQISEAQYTNPCSIMKELLKRRHLCPTYGGRCPIAPEIKDYLIIDKKPDVFHTGHIHINGCGNYKGVVMVNSGTFQEQTSFQKKMGIAPTPAIVPIMDMSNMGNVVYEWNKGEVNSKLV comes from the coding sequence ATGGATATAATTAAATTATTACTAGATTTAGAGATTTTAGTTTCACCGTCTTGTTATAATCGTCTAAAAAGTTTTAAAGAAGTAGATTTGGAAAATTTAATATCAAAAATATCCAAATTCAAAAATTCAAAAAAAGATTTTATATTACTGGATAATCATTTTATGGACTTATTTTTAAAAAATGACGTCAATGACATAATATCAGAATATAGTAATTTTGATTTTTTAAAATATTATATGGGTTCTAAAACAAATATTGAATTTAAAAGTTCAAAAACGAATTTAGATGAAAAATTATCAAAAGAATATAATATTATAGATTTAGAAATAAAAAACGAAAAAATTCAGGACAAATCAACTAAAAAAATTGAAGAAACTAAAAAACAAATAATCGTAGAAGAAGAAAAATCAGAAGCAGAAATTCAAAGAGATTTAAAATTAGCAAATCGATTAGAAAGATTTGAAAAAATTAAATCAATAAGAAAAAGCGTAAATTCTTCGTTTAAATTTGATTCAAAAGATATTGAAACTCAAGTTAAAGTATATAAAGATACCGACGTAACTGGAAATTCAACCTGTGAAGGTACTTTGGATGATTTTATAACATATTTTAGAGATAGGTATGAAACTTTAAAGACAATTATTGAAAGGAAATATCAAAAAAAGGCATATCCATTAACTAAAGCATACACAAAAAAGAATGAAAAAATCTTTTTAGTAGGAATTATCTCCGATGTTAATGTCACCAAAAATGGACACAAAATGGTTGAAATTGAAGACCAAAAAGGTGACTTTAAAGTCCTAATAATGAAAAATAAAATTGATAATAAGGAGATATATGGAGACATCTTGCTCGATGAAATTATGGGTTTTGAAGGCACCGTTAGTAACGATGGTAGGTTAATGTTTGTGGATAAAACCTATAGGCCGGACGTAGATGTTAAACCTACAAAAAAAATTGATGAAGAAATATATACTGCATTCTTATCTGATGTTCACGTGGGTAGCCATGAATTTATGGCAAAAACTTTTGAAAAATTTGTAAGATTCCTCAATGGAGATGTGGGAAATTCCAAAGAACAAAATATAGCTAGTAAATTAAAATATGTAAGTATTGCAGGAGATTTAGTAGATGGTGTGGGGATATATCCAGGTCAAGAAGAAGATTTATACGAAGTGGATATTATTTCACAGTATGAAGAAGTAGCAAATTATTTAGCACAAGTTCCAGAACATATTCATTTTGTAATATGCCCGGGTAACCACGACGCATTAAGACCTGCAGAGCCTCAACCTACTTTTAGTAAGGAAGTAAGAGAGTTATTCCCAAAAGAAAACGTTACTTTCGTTTCAAATCCTTGCTCTGTAAATGTACATGGATTAGATTTCCTATTGTACCACGGTAGAAGTTTTGATGATGTAATAGGACAAATTTCAGAGGCTCAATATACAAATCCTTGTTCCATTATGAAAGAATTGTTAAAAAGAAGACATTTGTGTCCTACATATGGTGGTAGATGCCCAATAGCCCCTGAAATAAAAGACTACTTAATTATTGATAAAAAGCCTGATGTATTCCATACTGGGCACATTCATATCAATGGTTGTGGTAACTACAAGGGCGTAGTTATGGTAAACAGCGGTACATTCCAAGAACAAACCTCTTTCCAGAAAAAAATGGGAATTGCACCGACACCTGCTATTGTACCAATCATGGATATGTCAAATATGGGTAATGTAGTGTATGAATGGAATAAAGGTGAAGTAAATTCAAAATTAGTTTAA
- a CDS encoding NIP7 pre-PUA domain-containing protein, giving the protein MKCRKISNEEIRTVKNLLSRYIGKSVETLPFDNVLVVGTDLKRLQYVSDDILKNMFENELSYKITSMGLNLGVLIIKNDKEKFSPSVECLNLISKYVTKNYVVLNGKGEEMFLYAKDAFESSFEEINGEGKLIVFNKTRELIGMGNYNGELLVNLMDKGWYLRNGG; this is encoded by the coding sequence ATGAAATGTAGGAAAATAAGTAATGAAGAAATAAGAACAGTTAAAAATCTACTTTCAAGATATATTGGTAAAAGCGTAGAAACTTTACCTTTTGACAATGTATTGGTTGTAGGGACTGATTTAAAAAGATTACAATATGTAAGTGACGATATTTTAAAAAATATGTTTGAAAATGAACTTTCCTATAAAATAACAAGTATGGGACTTAATTTGGGCGTTTTGATAATCAAAAATGACAAAGAAAAATTTTCTCCATCTGTAGAGTGTTTAAATTTAATTTCAAAATACGTTACTAAAAATTATGTAGTTTTAAATGGAAAAGGAGAAGAAATGTTTCTTTACGCAAAAGATGCTTTTGAATCATCTTTTGAAGAAATAAACGGCGAAGGTAAGCTAATAGTTTTTAATAAGACTAGGGAATTAATAGGTATGGGTAATTATAATGGTGAATTACTAGTTAATTTGATGGATAAGGGATGGTATTTACGAAATGGTGGATAA